The genomic window ATCAGTGTCGGAATGCTGCTCATCATTGCGCTTTGCGCTCTGCTGGCACCAGTCATTGCCCCCTTCGCGCCCGACCAGATGTTCGCGCGTTCGCGCCTGGCGCCGCCGGGCGGGGCCTTCCTTTTCGGTACCGACCATCTGGGTCGCGACATACTCAGTAGGGTGATCTATGGCGCGCAAACTTCACTGATGGTCGCGACGGTGTCGGTCGGGATATCCTTTATTTTTGGCGTGCCAATCGGCATCGTTGCTGCCTACTACAAACGCGCCGACAATGCGATCATGCGCGCGATCGATGTGCTGTTCTCGTTTCCGCCTGTGCTGCTGGCCATTTTTATCGTCGCAATCCTGGGCCCCGGTATGGTCAACGCCATGATTGCCATCGGCATCACCTATATCCCGCGTTTCGCGCGTGTGGTCCGCAGCCAGGCATTGATGATCGTGGAGATGGACTACGTGATGGCGGCACGCTCGATAGGCGTCCGACCACCGCTCATCATCCTGCGTCATATCCTTGTTAATGTTGGGGGCGTGCTGATCATTCAGTTGAGCCTCAATTTCGCTACCGCGATTCTCGCTGAATCCTCTCTCAGCTTCCTCGGTTTGGGCGTTCAACCTCCGTGGCCCTCGTGGGGAGCCATGCTTGACCAGGGCCGGGTGTTCGTTGAATTGGCACCCTGGGTTTCCATATTCCCGGGACTGGCCATATTCTTTACCGTCTTGTCACTCAACCTTATTGGAGATGCATTGCGTGATATGACAGACCCGAGGTTGCGAGGAATTGCCTGATGACCAATTTGCTTAAACTGGCGGCTCCGGCGCAATCCGCGCCAGCCGAGCCGGCCTTGAAAATTGGCGCGCGGGTCAAGGCCCTTCGACACAGCCGGAA from Hyphomicrobiales bacterium includes these protein-coding regions:
- a CDS encoding ABC transporter permease translates to MRIFTLARRRGMLAISVGMLLIIALCALLAPVIAPFAPDQMFARSRLAPPGGAFLFGTDHLGRDILSRVIYGAQTSLMVATVSVGISFIFGVPIGIVAAYYKRADNAIMRAIDVLFSFPPVLLAIFIVAILGPGMVNAMIAIGITYIPRFARVVRSQALMIVEMDYVMAARSIGVRPPLIILRHILVNVGGVLIIQLSLNFATAILAESSLSFLGLGVQPPWPSWGAMLDQGRVFVELAPWVSIFPGLAIFFTVLSLNLIGDALRDMTDPRLRGIA